The Hemiscyllium ocellatum isolate sHemOce1 chromosome 51, sHemOce1.pat.X.cur, whole genome shotgun sequence genome includes a region encoding these proteins:
- the LOC132805672 gene encoding uncharacterized protein LOC132805672, producing MRTLCLFLLVLLTSPMSYAAALDNRVLSVIVLRFRKAAGRQLTVYGRGHFAFLLALPASQCRETNRHVDLNLSRSRHIFITDDVNIFLNSLGVNYLTVFQNSGSRCPECKLLNPVQTNGNRTTAELFQTLLNNRIHHNNQSVGCIILYTTHSPCLDHCFSNTGNCEIIPALQSSPFLDIWTEPDIHKYFVFSKIFANDGDQSRRQEIREKLAAVESTGFHVRRCDGKGRFLCRECSAPEYCIK from the exons ATGCGgacactctgcctgttcctgttggtGCTGCTCACAAGCCCTATGTCATATGCAGCTGCACTGGATAACCGTGTCTTGTCTGTCATTGTCCTTCG TTTCCGCAAAGCAGCTGGGCGCCAGCTGACCGTTTATGGGAGAGGACACTTCGCCTTCCTGTTGGCTTTACCTGCTTCCCAGTGCAGAGAGACCAACAGACATGTAGACTTGAACCTCAGCAGATCAAGACATATTTTCATTACCGATGATGTGAATATTTTCCTGAACTCCCTAGGTGTAAATTACCTCACAGTCTTCCAGAACAGCGGCAGTCGTTGCCCAGAATGCAAATTGCTGAACCCCGTCCAGACCAACGGGAACCGCAccactgctgagcttttccaaactctgctgaaTAACAGAATCCATCACAATAACCAGTCAGTGGGCTGTATCATTCTCTACACAACCCACAGCCCATGTCTAGATCACTGTTTCAGTAACACGGGGAATTGTGAGATCATACCTGCCTTGCAAAGTTCTCCATTTCTTGACATATGGACTGAACCAGACATTCACAAGTATTTTGTCTTCAGTAAAATATTTGCcaatgatggagatcagagccgacGCCAGGAAATCCGGGAAAAGCTGGCTGCAGTGGAAAGTACCGGGTTTCATGTCAGAAGGTGTGATGGAAAAGGCCGATTCCTGTGTAGAGAATGCTCCGCACCAGAATACTGCATCAAATAG